A genomic window from Sphingobacterium spiritivorum includes:
- a CDS encoding 3-keto-disaccharide hydrolase → MKSTFNYLYAGMAALTFLLGSGAFQHVQAQTKKAAATSYKLLDLPKVDIKKFPKNSKGAYIIFDGKSLEGWRGYNKDHVPTKWGIEDGTIKFTAKPVGSTAGEGGDLIFAHDFKNFELEFEWKISEAGNSGTFFLAKEIEGQPIYISSPEYQLLDNENHPDAKMGVDGNRKSGSLYDMIPAKPQNGKPAGQWNLAKIVVNNGKVTHYQNGEKVVEYTLWTPEWIALLEASKFSSEKWPLAFELLSKVGGKTKSGVIGFQDHGNDVWLKNVTVKVL, encoded by the coding sequence ATGAAATCAACATTTAATTACCTGTATGCAGGAATGGCTGCGCTAACTTTCTTGTTAGGCTCCGGAGCATTTCAACACGTTCAGGCACAAACAAAAAAAGCAGCGGCAACTTCTTATAAGCTGTTAGATCTTCCAAAAGTAGATATTAAGAAATTCCCGAAAAACAGTAAGGGTGCTTACATCATTTTTGACGGTAAATCTTTAGAGGGATGGAGAGGATATAATAAGGATCATGTGCCAACAAAATGGGGTATTGAAGATGGTACAATCAAATTTACAGCCAAACCTGTAGGCAGTACTGCCGGTGAAGGTGGTGATTTGATCTTTGCTCATGATTTCAAAAACTTTGAACTGGAATTTGAATGGAAAATTTCAGAAGCCGGAAATTCAGGAACATTTTTTCTGGCCAAAGAAATAGAAGGCCAGCCTATCTATATTTCCAGTCCGGAGTATCAGTTGCTGGACAATGAAAACCATCCTGACGCAAAAATGGGTGTTGATGGAAATCGTAAATCAGGATCACTTTATGATATGATTCCTGCAAAACCACAAAACGGTAAACCTGCCGGCCAGTGGAATTTGGCAAAGATTGTAGTTAATAATGGTAAAGTAACGCATTATCAGAACGGTGAAAAAGTAGTGGAATACACACTGTGGACACCTGAATGGATAGCACTGCTAGAGGCAAGTAAGTTCAGCAGTGAAAAATGGCCACTTGCATTTGAATTACTTAGTAAGGTCGGTGGCAAGACCAAATCCGGTGTGATTGGTTTCCAGGACCACGGCAATGATGTATGGCTTAAGAATGTAACGGTAAAAGTGCTGTAA
- a CDS encoding ATP-dependent Clp protease adaptor ClpS, whose protein sequence is MSVQTQEETYSLEEILAAAKSSNRLILWNDETNTFDHVIECLMKHLQYTEKQAEQIAWKVHTEGKCAILEGSFTEMEVYRKILKSEGLTVSVE, encoded by the coding sequence ATGAGTGTACAGACACAAGAGGAAACCTATTCATTAGAGGAGATTTTGGCAGCAGCTAAAAGCTCTAACAGACTTATTCTGTGGAATGATGAGACCAATACTTTTGACCATGTTATTGAATGTTTGATGAAGCATCTTCAATATACCGAAAAACAAGCTGAACAGATCGCCTGGAAAGTACATACTGAAGGGAAATGTGCTATTCTGGAAGGATCGTTTACAGAAATGGAAGTGTACAGAAAGATACTCAAATCTGAAGGACTTACCGTTTCTGTGGAATAA
- a CDS encoding response regulator transcription factor, whose product MNKVQEHSITIMIADDHLLFMEGLCGLLRSQPDFSVIAKATNGKGTLHVLNKQQPDLLILDLNMPGMDGETIAVKVHEQYPCIKILVLSMYSSPALRRKLKEIGVHGYLPKDTSTKLLFDTIREICNGKPCFGSVSNNNEENKFLSSDVFLKKYKLTSRELEILRLIGQNFTSQQIAEKLFISMFTVDTHRKNMIYKLKVDKKNGLFQFAMSHNLS is encoded by the coding sequence ATGAATAAGGTTCAGGAACATAGTATCACTATTATGATCGCTGATGATCATCTGCTGTTCATGGAAGGGTTATGCGGTCTCTTACGCAGTCAGCCGGATTTCAGCGTTATTGCAAAGGCTACAAACGGCAAAGGTACCTTACATGTCTTGAATAAGCAGCAACCTGATCTTTTGATACTGGATCTCAATATGCCGGGTATGGATGGCGAAACCATAGCTGTCAAAGTTCATGAACAATATCCCTGCATTAAAATTCTGGTACTGTCGATGTACAGTAGCCCTGCTCTTCGGCGAAAATTAAAAGAAATCGGAGTTCATGGCTATCTTCCGAAGGATACCAGTACAAAACTGCTGTTTGATACTATCCGGGAGATCTGTAACGGTAAACCTTGTTTCGGGTCTGTATCCAATAATAATGAAGAGAATAAATTTTTGAGCAGTGATGTCTTTTTAAAGAAATACAAACTTACTTCCAGAGAACTGGAGATACTAAGGCTAATCGGTCAAAACTTTACCTCACAGCAGATCGCCGAAAAACTCTTTATCAGTATGTTTACTGTCGATACGCATCGTAAGAATATGATCTATAAACTTAAAGTGGATAAAAAGAACGGCTTATTTCAGTTTGCAATGTCGCATAATCTGAGTTAA
- a CDS encoding sensor histidine kinase, which translates to MKSFLLFWICILCGWSGLAQGRGPILIDSAERFNISNHGFFYEDRMLTATIDTLIRLKNQHRLDPLTPHKTFNKGFSESYWWIVFDVHNILNETVHLFFNERSNSINRLQLFKVDSTGRVSATGLTGDHFKFSSRQVEYHNYLFPVKLKANEKATFFLWADKRGQNMTMPLGLAKDVSLMREEIPFYTAFGIFVGIYLFAIVFNLFLYISLRDSIHIYYALYVICVLIFNLEDEGLGFQWLYRNLPYLQDYLRSFIAYASSALLVHIMLLFIHQTRDNSRWYPILNGYKWFCALLMLLPAYLFFDSSLWMEKLNFYTANIVALLTVLILIVNTIERIISGYRLAWYYLASMLILLLGILNYVFNILGITSFYLFNTTGLVIGLTVEIVFLSFALTQRYNFLKKETRILQQEKAKLEIALVDDVFAVQEKERIRLARDLHDDLGGTLSAIKLNVTAFKANIVKSPDEIHAFYQQTIRMIETACESLREISHNLMPKTLDEKGLTHTLSEQLTELNQSGHITFEFVHEIGRAILPETELTLYRIMKELINNVVRHSAATKASLQIISTDEHIIVMCEDNGTGFDTGSTPAGIGLSNIRLRINHLNGTLNLESNEKGTSISIFIPHYE; encoded by the coding sequence ATGAAGAGTTTTCTGTTGTTCTGGATATGTATCCTTTGCGGATGGTCTGGACTTGCTCAAGGCAGAGGGCCTATATTGATCGACAGTGCAGAACGTTTTAATATCAGCAATCACGGTTTTTTTTATGAAGACAGAATGCTTACAGCGACCATTGATACCCTGATACGCCTTAAGAATCAACACAGGCTGGATCCGCTTACACCTCATAAGACCTTTAATAAAGGGTTTAGTGAAAGTTACTGGTGGATTGTATTTGATGTTCATAATATTCTTAATGAAACAGTTCATCTTTTTTTTAATGAGCGGAGTAACAGTATCAATCGTCTTCAGCTATTCAAGGTGGACAGTACCGGAAGAGTAAGTGCAACAGGTTTGACAGGAGATCATTTCAAATTTAGCAGCAGGCAGGTAGAATACCACAATTATTTATTCCCCGTAAAACTAAAAGCTAATGAAAAGGCAACATTTTTTCTGTGGGCAGATAAAAGAGGTCAGAATATGACCATGCCTCTCGGTCTGGCTAAGGATGTAAGTTTGATGAGGGAAGAAATTCCTTTTTACACTGCATTCGGGATCTTTGTCGGTATCTACCTGTTTGCAATCGTCTTTAATCTTTTTCTCTATATTTCTCTCAGAGACAGTATTCATATCTATTATGCGCTTTATGTCATTTGCGTACTGATCTTCAATCTGGAGGATGAAGGTCTGGGATTTCAGTGGTTATATCGTAACCTGCCTTATTTGCAGGATTATCTGCGTAGTTTTATTGCTTATGCCAGTTCGGCTTTGCTGGTTCATATCATGTTACTTTTTATTCATCAGACCAGAGACAACAGCAGGTGGTACCCCATCCTCAATGGCTATAAGTGGTTTTGTGCCCTTTTGATGCTTTTGCCGGCTTATCTTTTTTTTGACAGCAGCCTGTGGATGGAAAAGCTCAATTTTTATACAGCCAATATTGTTGCGCTGCTGACTGTACTCATTCTGATTGTGAATACGATTGAACGCATTATCAGCGGATACAGACTGGCCTGGTATTATCTGGCTTCCATGTTGATACTGTTACTGGGTATCTTAAATTATGTGTTCAATATTCTGGGGATTACAAGCTTCTATTTGTTCAATACTACGGGCCTGGTAATAGGTCTTACTGTGGAGATTGTTTTTCTATCATTTGCTTTGACTCAGCGCTATAATTTTCTGAAAAAGGAGACCAGGATCCTGCAGCAGGAAAAGGCAAAACTGGAGATTGCTCTTGTCGATGATGTTTTTGCCGTTCAGGAGAAAGAGCGTATCCGCCTGGCAAGAGATCTGCATGATGATCTTGGGGGTACATTATCAGCTATTAAACTAAATGTTACGGCCTTCAAGGCTAATATTGTAAAATCACCGGATGAGATTCATGCATTTTATCAGCAGACGATTCGTATGATTGAAACAGCATGTGAGAGTTTAAGAGAAATATCCCATAACCTGATGCCCAAAACACTGGATGAGAAAGGCCTTACACATACGCTGTCAGAACAGCTTACTGAGCTTAATCAGTCTGGTCATATTACTTTTGAGTTTGTACATGAAATCGGAAGAGCCATATTGCCGGAGACGGAACTAACGCTATATCGCATTATGAAAGAGCTGATAAATAATGTGGTCAGACATTCTGCCGCAACAAAAGCATCTCTGCAGATTATTTCTACAGATGAACATATCATCGTGATGTGTGAGGATAATGGTACAGGATTCGATACCGGATCTACTCCTGCAGGTATTGGTCTCAGTAATATAAGGTTAAGAATAAATCACCTTAACGGGACGCTTAACCTGGAAAGTAATGAAAAGGGGACAAGCATTAGTATATTTATACCTCATTATGAATAA
- a CDS encoding 3-oxoacyl-ACP synthase III family protein: MFQSKIAGIGYYVPKNVYTNNDLTRFMDTSDEWIQERTGIKERRYADRLGETTTTMAIEASKIAIERANTTAGEIDFVIFATLSPDYYFPGCGVLLQREMGMKEIGALDIRNQCSGFIYAISVADQFIKTGMYKNILVVGSEKQSFAMDFATRSRSVSVIFGDGAGAVVLQPTEEAGKGILSTHLHSDGADAEKLAMYYPGASAGKWLENPPQWPDQELGGLYMTKEMLEDGSTSAYMDGQAVFKKAVVKFPEVIGEALAKNNLTAADIDMLIPHQANLRISQYVQKTLGLRDDQVFNNIQKYGNTTAASVPIALCEAWEEGKIKEGDLVCLAAFGAGFTWGSALIRW; the protein is encoded by the coding sequence ATGTTTCAATCCAAAATTGCCGGGATAGGCTATTACGTCCCAAAAAATGTGTATACCAATAATGATCTCACCCGTTTTATGGACACCAGTGACGAGTGGATCCAGGAACGTACCGGAATCAAGGAACGTCGTTATGCCGACCGGTTGGGGGAAACTACGACCACGATGGCTATCGAAGCTTCTAAAATCGCTATTGAACGCGCAAATACGACTGCCGGGGAAATTGATTTTGTGATCTTTGCGACACTGTCTCCGGATTATTACTTTCCGGGCTGTGGTGTACTGCTGCAACGCGAAATGGGAATGAAAGAAATAGGTGCACTTGATATTCGCAACCAATGTTCGGGTTTTATCTATGCTATATCGGTGGCTGACCAGTTTATCAAAACCGGCATGTACAAAAACATTCTCGTTGTCGGCTCCGAGAAGCAATCCTTTGCTATGGATTTTGCAACGAGAAGCCGTTCGGTATCTGTTATCTTCGGAGACGGAGCGGGAGCTGTGGTCTTACAACCCACAGAGGAAGCCGGCAAAGGCATCCTAAGCACTCATCTTCATTCTGACGGGGCCGATGCAGAGAAACTGGCGATGTATTATCCGGGAGCTTCTGCAGGTAAGTGGCTGGAGAATCCTCCGCAATGGCCGGATCAGGAACTCGGCGGACTCTACATGACTAAAGAAATGCTCGAAGATGGTTCGACTTCGGCATATATGGACGGACAGGCTGTATTCAAAAAAGCAGTGGTCAAATTTCCGGAAGTAATTGGAGAAGCACTCGCTAAAAATAACCTCACTGCCGCTGACATCGATATGCTCATCCCCCATCAGGCGAATCTGAGAATTTCTCAATATGTGCAAAAAACACTTGGACTAAGAGATGATCAGGTATTTAATAATATCCAGAAATATGGTAATACGACTGCCGCTTCAGTACCTATTGCCTTGTGTGAAGCCTGGGAAGAGGGAAAGATCAAAGAAGGAGATCTGGTTTGCCTTGCTGCATTCGGCGCGGGCTTTACCTGGGGATCAGCATTGATCAGATGGTAA
- a CDS encoding outer membrane beta-barrel family protein: MSPKILLYFVFTLLPILSFGQNVQIKAIVVDEKSNEPILGASAALLKHSSQAYVKGQQSDIKGQLLFQDVDAGVYTLRISYMGYTNLIHENIVVQANKNVDLGTLSMLEDGKMLGEVLVEGKVPAMEIGIDRKVFNVGQSLVSVGGTATDLLANVPTLQVDMDGTVSLRGSSSVRILIDGKESAMAGSDITSLLQSLPANAIEKVEVITNPSSKYDAEGQSGIINIVLKKNVRTGLNGTVNASAGSYNNYMAGASLNYKDEKFNYSGSYNFNRRNMVGGGLTNNTYLNNNSQINNTEDSERKGINNMVKLGVEYSPNEKTTIGISGNLSIRDNDRRNDLNYMYFNHPELSGTSFRGSRQKEDDLGYDLNLDFSRKLAREGEELTANFMYGRDTEDGTNDFDQTFSSGLPPTSRLNKTSEDGKNMNIQVDYVLPFSKDSKLETGYKSIIRKSFDTQFSDTLDNVSGNYFPDYGISNDFDLTNSVHALYVNYQNKLTDKISYQIGLRGEQTYLTSTYFKKDPSLPADEIETVAKQDYFRLYPTAFLTYAIGEKGDKIQFSYSRRVQRPRGWQVNPFEDVSDDMNRRQGNPNLLPEDIHSFEMSYAKFYDKWNILATGYYRRMKDVMQPYIYEVDTLSSVTRSRWENLTNSSVAGLELISKVNATNWLDFTINGNMFYNRIDGNADFGIKESDGINWNANLTSNVKILSTLSGQVRADYNAPRLLAQGKTKAMTGIDVGLKQEVLNKKGSIMFNVRDLFNTRKFGGYVNTAQVNSSFERRWMKRMFMLSFSYRFGAQDFGKKKRPENSIDMEGGEQF; encoded by the coding sequence ATGTCACCGAAAATCTTACTTTATTTTGTATTTACGCTACTACCCATTTTATCATTTGGACAAAATGTTCAGATCAAAGCTATCGTTGTTGATGAAAAGTCTAACGAGCCTATTCTAGGTGCCAGTGCTGCGCTTCTGAAACATTCTTCTCAGGCATATGTCAAAGGACAGCAGTCTGATATTAAAGGTCAGCTTCTTTTCCAGGATGTAGATGCAGGTGTGTATACACTGCGTATTTCCTATATGGGATATACCAACCTGATCCATGAAAATATCGTAGTACAGGCAAATAAAAATGTAGATCTCGGCACTTTGTCAATGCTGGAAGACGGCAAGATGCTGGGTGAAGTACTGGTAGAAGGAAAAGTACCTGCTATGGAAATCGGGATAGACCGTAAGGTCTTTAATGTCGGTCAAAGTCTCGTCAGCGTTGGCGGTACAGCTACAGATCTGCTGGCTAATGTGCCGACCCTGCAGGTAGATATGGATGGGACAGTGAGTTTACGCGGATCCAGCAGTGTACGTATTCTGATCGACGGGAAGGAATCTGCAATGGCAGGAAGCGATATTACAAGTCTGTTGCAATCTCTGCCCGCAAATGCAATTGAAAAAGTAGAGGTCATCACAAATCCATCTTCAAAATACGATGCCGAAGGTCAATCCGGAATCATCAATATTGTTTTGAAAAAAAATGTAAGAACCGGACTCAACGGTACTGTAAATGCTTCTGCAGGTTCCTATAATAACTATATGGCCGGAGCAAGTCTCAACTATAAAGATGAAAAATTCAATTATAGCGGAAGTTATAACTTCAATCGCCGTAATATGGTAGGCGGGGGCCTTACCAATAATACCTATCTTAATAATAACAGCCAGATTAATAATACGGAAGATTCCGAAAGAAAGGGAATCAATAATATGGTGAAACTAGGGGTAGAGTATTCACCAAATGAAAAGACGACCATTGGAATTTCGGGGAATCTGAGTATCCGGGATAATGATCGTCGTAATGATCTGAATTATATGTATTTCAATCATCCGGAGTTGTCCGGTACAAGCTTTAGAGGATCACGTCAGAAAGAAGATGATCTTGGGTATGATCTGAATCTGGATTTTAGCAGAAAACTTGCCAGGGAAGGAGAGGAATTGACGGCTAATTTTATGTACGGCAGAGATACCGAAGACGGAACCAATGATTTTGATCAGACTTTCTCTTCCGGACTTCCTCCGACCAGCAGATTGAATAAGACTTCTGAAGACGGAAAAAACATGAATATTCAGGTGGATTATGTACTTCCGTTTTCAAAGGACAGCAAATTAGAAACAGGATATAAATCTATTATTCGAAAATCATTTGATACCCAGTTTTCCGATACGCTGGACAACGTATCCGGTAATTATTTCCCTGATTACGGTATCAGTAATGATTTTGACCTGACTAATTCTGTGCATGCACTGTACGTAAATTATCAGAATAAGCTGACGGATAAGATTTCGTATCAGATCGGATTGCGTGGAGAGCAGACATATCTGACTTCTACGTACTTTAAGAAGGATCCTTCACTACCGGCAGACGAGATAGAGACAGTTGCCAAACAGGATTATTTCAGACTGTATCCTACTGCTTTTCTTACTTACGCTATAGGAGAGAAGGGAGATAAAATTCAATTCAGTTATTCACGTCGTGTACAACGTCCACGCGGCTGGCAGGTAAATCCCTTTGAGGATGTGTCCGACGATATGAACCGTCGTCAGGGAAACCCTAATTTATTGCCGGAGGATATCCATTCATTTGAAATGAGCTATGCTAAATTCTATGATAAATGGAATATTCTGGCTACAGGATATTACCGTCGTATGAAAGATGTGATGCAACCTTACATTTATGAAGTGGATACACTCTCCAGTGTGACCAGAAGCCGTTGGGAAAATCTGACGAATTCCAGTGTAGCAGGTCTGGAGCTTATCTCTAAAGTAAATGCAACGAATTGGCTGGACTTCACGATTAACGGAAATATGTTCTATAACCGTATAGATGGTAATGCGGACTTTGGAATCAAAGAGAGTGACGGAATCAACTGGAATGCTAACCTGACCTCTAATGTGAAGATACTCTCTACCTTGTCCGGACAGGTTCGGGCGGATTATAATGCTCCAAGATTGCTTGCACAAGGTAAAACAAAGGCTATGACAGGAATAGATGTTGGTCTGAAGCAGGAAGTCTTAAACAAAAAGGGAAGTATTATGTTTAATGTAAGGGACTTATTCAACACCCGTAAATTCGGAGGATATGTCAATACGGCTCAGGTAAATTCATCATTTGAACGCCGATGGATGAAGCGTATGTTTATGTTGTCATTCTCTTACAGGTTCGGAGCGCAGGATTTCGGAAAGAAAAAGCGTCCTGAGAATTCTATCGATATGGAGGGTGGCGAACAATTCTAA